One window from the genome of Nicotiana sylvestris chromosome 9, ASM39365v2, whole genome shotgun sequence encodes:
- the LOC104229913 gene encoding uncharacterized protein: protein MQSETTTPTTDSLEEQLQLNSTTVDEQEQCEQQGDSARKRKRGKTKMLSVHGRCERKLIIVNENNQPIGPTKDVVAELGSFLVTLARNASLCPLDIFDWRKMDTKEDLWAYTKEKYDIPDTAKKWTLDAIQAAWRRQKSNLKEHHFDAYANDEIRMQKRSEYIPASQFKDLLKYWNSEKFQRMSKTNIENRKQLKNSHTVGKKSFAIVRNELVEKRRTLLTRYHYESSLWLQDQENLEGHRRILMKIQLVKLLKWKKLKHNKVKMAAALLMHLQPFWDLNIQGDLDYMDEGLQELL, encoded by the exons ATGCAAAGCGAAACTACCACCCCTACAACAGATTCATTAGAGGAACAATTGCAATTGAATTCTACAACTGTTGATGAACAAGAACAATGTGAACAGCAAG GCGATTCTGCtcgaaaaaggaaaagaggtaaAACAAAGATGCTAAGTGTACATGGAAGGTGTGAGCGGAAATTGATCATAGTAAATGAGAACAATCAACCTATTGGTCCTACAAAAGATGTTGTGGCAGAATTGGGTAGTTTCCTTGTCACTTTAGCAAGGAATGCGAGTCTTTGCCCTCTTGATATATTTGATTGGAGAAAAATGGACACAAAAGAAGATTTATGGGCGTATACCAAG GAGAAATATGATATTCCTGATACTGCAAAAAAATGGACTTTGGATGCAATTCAAGCTGCTTGGAGAAGACAGAAGAGCAATTTGAAAGAACACCACTTTGACGCCTATGCGAATGATGAAATTCGAATGCAAAAAAGGTCTGAATATATTCCAGCATCTCAATTTAAGGATCTCCTCAAATATTGGAACTCTGAAAAGTTCCAG AGAATGTCCAAGACCAATATTGAGAATCGAAAACAATTGAAGAATTCACACACTGTCGGCAAAAAAAGCTTTGCTATAGTCCGCAATGAATTGGT GGAAAAGAGAAGAACACTTCTGACCCGTTATCACTACGAGAGTTCTTTGTGGCTACAAGATCAAGAAAACCTGGAAGGTCATAGAAGGATTCTGATGAAGATACAACTAGTAAAATT GCTGAAATGGAAAAAATTGAAGCACAACAAAGTGAAGATGGCAGCAGCTCTGTTAATGCATTTGCAGCCGTTTTGGGACCTGAACATTCAGGGCGACTTAGATTATATGGACGAGGGGTTACAAGAACTTCTTTGA